From Ancylobacter pratisalsi, one genomic window encodes:
- a CDS encoding efflux RND transporter permease subunit, which translates to MNLSKFFIDRPIFAGVISVLIFVAGLLALRVMPISEYPEVVPPQVIVRAQYPGASPKVIAATVATPIEEQINGVEDMLYMSSQATTDGVMTLTVTFKLGTDPDKATQLVQNRVAQAEPRLPEDVRSLGITTAKSSPNFIMVVHLVSPNDRYDITYLRNYGVLNVKDRLARIPGVGQIDIFGAGDYSMRVWLDPQKIAEHGLSAGDVVNEIRAQNIQAAAGTVGASPSVPGVELQLSVNAQGRLETEDEFGNIVVKSGADGQIVRLRDVARIELGAADYALRSLLDNKPAVGIGVFQAPGSNALEIARNVRATMEEVKKTMPEGVDYDIVYDTTRFVDASIEAVVHTLFEAVLLVVIVVVVFLQTWRASIIPLLAVPVSIVGTFAVMYVFGFSINALSLFGLVLAIGIVVDDAIVVVENVERNIENGLTPRAAAYQAMSEVSGPIIAIALVLVAVFVPLAFITGLSGQFYRQFALTVAISTVISAINSLTLSPALAALLLKGHHAEPDRLQRIINALFGWFFRGFNWAFARGSHGYGRGVRGVLTVKSVVIVFYAVMLGATWWLFQAVPAGFVPAQDKQYLVGFAQLPDGATLDRTEDVIRRMTEITLAEPGVASAVAFPGLSIAGFSNSSNAGIVFSVLKPFEERTTPELSAGAIAMSLNQKYGAIKDAFIAMFPPPPVQGLGVVGGFKLQLEDRAGRGYEALADVTNAFMAKAMQAPELVGQFSTFQINVPQLFANVDRTKARQLGVPISSVFETLQVYLGSLYVNDFNKFGRTYSVRVQADAPYRSKSEDIGQLKVRSDSGEMIPLSALLKVETTAGPERAMRYNGFLTADINASPAPGYSSGQAQDAAKRIAAEVLPPGFDFEWTDLTYQEILAGSSATLVFPLALLLVFLVLAAQYESLTLPIAIIMIVPMGLLAALFGVWLGGGDNNIFTQIGLVVLVGLSAKNAILIVEFARELEFAGRNPVEAAVEASRLRLRPILMTSFAFIMGVLPLVLSTGAGAEMRHAMGIAVFAGMLGVTFFGLFLTPVFYVLLRRLTGNRPLRQHGEVPALAHPAE; encoded by the coding sequence ATGAATCTGTCCAAGTTCTTCATCGACCGGCCCATTTTTGCCGGTGTCATCTCCGTTTTGATCTTTGTTGCGGGCCTGCTGGCTCTGCGGGTGATGCCGATCTCCGAATATCCGGAGGTGGTGCCGCCGCAGGTGATCGTGCGCGCGCAATATCCGGGCGCGAGCCCGAAGGTCATTGCCGCGACGGTCGCCACGCCCATTGAGGAACAGATCAATGGTGTCGAGGACATGCTCTACATGTCCAGCCAGGCGACGACGGACGGCGTGATGACGCTTACCGTCACGTTCAAGCTCGGCACCGACCCCGACAAGGCGACGCAGCTGGTGCAGAACCGCGTGGCGCAGGCCGAACCGCGGCTGCCCGAGGATGTGCGCAGCCTCGGCATCACCACGGCCAAGAGCTCGCCAAACTTCATCATGGTCGTGCATCTGGTCTCGCCGAACGACCGCTACGACATCACATACCTGCGCAATTACGGCGTGCTCAACGTGAAGGACCGGCTGGCCCGCATTCCCGGTGTCGGCCAGATCGATATCTTCGGCGCCGGCGACTACTCGATGCGCGTCTGGCTCGACCCGCAGAAGATCGCCGAGCATGGGTTGTCGGCGGGCGACGTGGTCAATGAGATCCGCGCGCAGAACATTCAGGCGGCAGCCGGCACGGTTGGTGCCTCGCCCTCCGTTCCCGGTGTCGAGCTTCAGCTCTCCGTCAACGCGCAGGGCCGCCTCGAAACCGAGGACGAGTTCGGCAACATCGTTGTGAAGTCCGGCGCCGACGGCCAGATCGTGAGGCTGCGCGATGTCGCACGCATCGAACTGGGCGCCGCCGACTACGCGCTCCGCTCGCTGCTCGACAACAAGCCGGCGGTCGGCATCGGCGTTTTCCAGGCGCCGGGCTCCAACGCACTGGAAATCGCCCGAAACGTTCGCGCGACCATGGAGGAGGTCAAGAAGACGATGCCGGAAGGCGTCGACTACGACATCGTCTATGACACGACGCGCTTCGTCGATGCCTCGATCGAGGCCGTGGTTCACACGCTGTTCGAGGCCGTGCTGCTCGTCGTCATCGTGGTGGTGGTGTTCCTGCAGACGTGGCGGGCCTCGATCATCCCGTTGCTGGCGGTGCCGGTGTCGATCGTGGGCACATTCGCGGTGATGTATGTCTTCGGCTTTTCGATCAACGCGTTGAGCCTGTTCGGGCTCGTGCTGGCGATCGGCATCGTGGTCGACGACGCCATCGTGGTGGTCGAGAATGTCGAGCGGAATATCGAGAATGGTCTGACCCCGCGCGCTGCCGCCTATCAGGCGATGAGCGAGGTGTCGGGGCCGATCATCGCCATCGCGCTGGTCCTTGTGGCCGTGTTCGTGCCGCTGGCCTTCATCACCGGCCTGTCGGGCCAGTTCTACCGTCAGTTCGCTCTCACGGTCGCGATCTCGACCGTGATCTCGGCGATCAATTCACTGACACTGTCCCCCGCCCTCGCCGCGCTGCTTCTGAAGGGACACCATGCCGAACCGGACCGGCTGCAGCGCATCATCAACGCCCTGTTCGGCTGGTTCTTCCGTGGCTTCAACTGGGCGTTCGCGCGCGGCTCGCACGGCTATGGACGCGGCGTGCGGGGTGTGCTGACGGTCAAGAGCGTCGTGATAGTGTTCTATGCCGTGATGCTCGGCGCCACCTGGTGGCTGTTTCAGGCCGTGCCCGCGGGGTTCGTGCCGGCGCAGGACAAGCAGTATCTGGTCGGCTTCGCCCAACTGCCCGATGGCGCCACTCTGGACCGCACCGAAGACGTCATCCGTCGCATGACAGAAATCACGCTCGCGGAGCCGGGCGTAGCCAGCGCCGTCGCCTTTCCGGGCCTGTCGATCGCCGGATTCTCCAATTCCTCGAACGCCGGCATCGTGTTCTCGGTGCTGAAACCCTTCGAGGAGCGCACCACGCCGGAACTTTCGGCTGGCGCCATCGCGATGTCGCTGAACCAGAAGTATGGGGCGATCAAGGACGCCTTCATCGCCATGTTCCCGCCCCCGCCGGTACAGGGCCTCGGCGTCGTCGGTGGCTTCAAGCTGCAGCTGGAGGATCGCGCGGGCCGTGGCTATGAGGCGCTGGCGGACGTCACCAACGCTTTCATGGCCAAGGCGATGCAGGCGCCCGAGCTGGTGGGTCAGTTCTCGACCTTCCAGATCAACGTCCCGCAGCTCTTCGCCAATGTCGACCGCACCAAGGCCCGCCAGCTCGGCGTGCCCATCAGCTCCGTGTTCGAGACGCTTCAGGTCTATCTCGGCTCGCTTTATGTGAACGATTTCAATAAATTCGGCCGCACCTACTCCGTGCGTGTGCAGGCGGACGCACCGTATCGTTCCAAGTCGGAGGATATCGGTCAGCTGAAGGTGCGCTCCGACAGTGGCGAGATGATTCCGCTCTCGGCGCTGCTGAAGGTGGAAACGACCGCCGGGCCGGAGCGGGCGATGCGCTATAACGGCTTCCTGACCGCAGACATCAACGCCTCGCCGGCGCCCGGCTACTCGTCGGGACAGGCGCAGGATGCGGCCAAGCGCATTGCGGCCGAAGTCCTTCCACCCGGCTTCGACTTCGAGTGGACGGATCTGACCTATCAGGAGATCCTGGCCGGCAGTTCGGCGACGCTCGTGTTCCCGCTCGCGCTGCTGCTCGTCTTTCTGGTGCTGGCCGCGCAGTATGAGAGCCTCACGCTGCCCATCGCGATCATCATGATCGTTCCGATGGGTCTGCTGGCGGCGCTGTTTGGTGTGTGGCTGGGCGGAGGTGACAACAACATCTTCACCCAGATCGGCCTGGTGGTGCTGGTTGGATTGTCGGCGAAGAACGCGATCCTGATCGTGGAATTCGCGCGTGAGCTCGAATTCGCCGGCCGCAATCCCGTTGAGGCGGCTGTCGAGGCAAGCCGGTTGCGGCTGCGGCCGATCCTGATGACGTCCTTCGCCTTCATCATGGGCGTGCTGCCTCTGGTGCTGTCCACCGGTGCAGGCGCCGAGATGCGCCACGCCATGGGTATCGCCGTCTTTGCGGGTATGCTCGGCGTGACCTTCTTCGGCCTGTTCCTGACGCCGGTGTTCTATGTGCTGCTGCGCCGGCTCACAGGCAACCGGCCGCTGCGCCAACATGGCGAGGTGCCCGCCCTCGCCCATCCGGCGGAATAG
- the thiC gene encoding phosphomethylpyrimidine synthase ThiC has product MSTTSLIKSPSGVSTGPIGGSRKVYASPRSHSELRVPFREIALSDPAEPPVRVYDTSGPYGEADPVIDLRLGLDTPREAWIRKRSYSAIAGRPTRPEDNGHATGERLVEPCPARRTLRAGAPGQRVTQLEFARAGIITEEMVYVAHRENLAREEAVADAADRLGDGESFGAAIPAFVTPEFVRDEIACGRAIIPANINHLELEPMAIGRNFLVKVNANIGNSAVSSGVAEEVEKLVWAIRWGADTVMDLSTGRNIHNIRSWILRNAPVPIGTVPIYQALEKVGGDPLKLDWEVFKDTLIEQAEQGVDYFTIHAGVRLAYVPLTADRVTGIVSRGGSIMARWCLAGHRESFLYERFDEICDIMRRYDVSFSLGDGLRPGSIADANDVAQFAELETLGELTKVAWDKGCQVMIEGPGHVPMHKIKANMDKQLRECGEAPFYTLGPLTTDIAPGYDHITSGIGAAMIGWFGTAMLCYVTPKEHLGLPDREDVKTGVITYRIAAHAADLAKGHPAARLRDDALSRARFDFRWEDQFNLSLDPDTARAYHDATLPKDAHKVAHFCSMCGPKFCSMQITRELRRDAAALQGMAEKSREFVASGGAIYVPAGD; this is encoded by the coding sequence AGATCGCGCTGAGCGATCCGGCCGAGCCGCCGGTTCGCGTCTACGACACGTCCGGCCCTTATGGCGAGGCTGATCCGGTGATCGACCTGCGCCTCGGGCTCGACACGCCGCGCGAGGCATGGATCCGGAAGCGCAGCTATTCAGCCATTGCCGGCCGTCCGACCCGCCCGGAAGACAATGGCCATGCGACCGGCGAGCGGCTGGTCGAGCCCTGTCCGGCGCGGCGCACGCTGCGCGCGGGCGCACCTGGGCAACGGGTGACGCAGCTGGAATTCGCCCGTGCGGGGATCATCACCGAGGAGATGGTCTATGTCGCGCACCGGGAGAATCTCGCTCGCGAGGAAGCCGTCGCCGATGCGGCGGACCGGCTGGGCGACGGGGAGAGCTTTGGCGCGGCGATCCCCGCCTTCGTGACCCCGGAATTCGTTCGCGACGAGATCGCGTGCGGTCGGGCCATCATTCCGGCGAACATCAACCATCTTGAGCTTGAGCCGATGGCGATCGGCCGGAATTTCCTGGTCAAGGTCAACGCGAATATCGGCAATTCCGCCGTCAGCTCCGGCGTGGCGGAGGAGGTGGAGAAGCTGGTCTGGGCGATCCGCTGGGGCGCCGATACCGTCATGGACCTTTCGACCGGCCGCAACATCCACAACATCCGGTCCTGGATCCTGCGGAACGCGCCGGTGCCCATCGGCACGGTGCCGATCTATCAGGCGTTGGAGAAGGTCGGCGGCGATCCGCTGAAGCTCGATTGGGAGGTCTTCAAGGACACGCTGATCGAGCAGGCCGAGCAGGGGGTCGACTACTTCACCATCCATGCCGGCGTGCGGCTCGCCTATGTGCCGCTCACGGCCGATCGTGTGACGGGCATCGTCTCGCGCGGCGGTTCGATCATGGCGCGCTGGTGCCTCGCCGGGCATCGTGAGAGCTTTTTGTACGAACGCTTCGACGAGATCTGCGACATCATGCGCCGCTACGATGTCTCGTTCTCGCTCGGTGACGGGCTGAGGCCGGGTTCGATCGCCGACGCCAATGACGTGGCGCAGTTCGCCGAACTGGAAACGCTGGGCGAACTGACCAAGGTGGCCTGGGACAAGGGCTGCCAGGTGATGATCGAAGGCCCGGGGCATGTTCCCATGCACAAGATCAAGGCCAACATGGATAAGCAGCTGCGCGAATGCGGGGAAGCGCCGTTCTATACGCTCGGTCCGCTCACGACGGATATCGCGCCGGGTTACGACCACATCACCTCCGGCATCGGCGCGGCGATGATCGGCTGGTTCGGTACGGCGATGCTCTGCTATGTGACGCCGAAGGAGCATCTGGGTCTGCCCGATCGTGAGGACGTCAAGACGGGCGTGATCACCTATCGCATCGCCGCCCATGCGGCGGATCTGGCCAAGGGGCACCCTGCTGCCCGCCTTCGCGACGACGCGCTGAGCCGGGCGCGGTTCGATTTCCGCTGGGAAGACCAGTTCAATCTGTCGCTGGATCCCGACACGGCCCGCGCCTACCACGACGCCACCCTGCCAAAGGACGCTCACAAGGTCGCGCATTTCTGCTCGATGTGCGGACCCAAATTCTGCTCGATGCAGATCACCCGCGAGCTTCGGCGCGATGCCGCGGCCTTGCAGGGAATGGCCGAGAAATCGCGTGAATTCGTCGCCTCGGGCGGCGCCATTTACGTTCCCGCCGGCGACTGA